A single Glycine soja cultivar W05 chromosome 14, ASM419377v2, whole genome shotgun sequence DNA region contains:
- the LOC114384219 gene encoding heterodimeric geranylgeranyl pyrophosphate synthase small subunit, chloroplastic-like, whose protein sequence is MLGALLLNANFKIHFSLISCQARVPLPVKPAPLRMPSPHYPHWASLQADIEAHLKQTIPLKEPLEVFEPMLHLAFSAPRTTVPALCLAACELVGGHRQQAMAAASALLLNLANAHAHEHLTDGPMYGPNIELLTGDGIVPFGFELLARPDGPASASPERVLRVMIEISRAVGSVGLQDAQYVKKTLWDGGEEVQNVESMQRFVLEKRDGGLHACGAASGAILGGGSEDQIERLRNFGFHVGMMRGMLQMGFMEKHVQEERHLALKELQFFMDRDVHVISSFIY, encoded by the coding sequence ATGCTTGGAGCCCTTCTCCTCAACgccaacttcaagattcatttcTCACTCATATCATGCCAAGCCCGTGTCCCCTTACCCGTCAAGCCCGCACCGCTCAGAATGCCCTCTCCCCACTACCCCCACTGGGCCTCCTTGCAGGCCGACATTGAAGCCCACctcaaacaaaccattcccCTCAAAGAACCCCTCGAGGTCTTCGAGCCCATGCTCCACCTCGCCTTCTCCGCCCCCCGGACCACCGTCCCGGCCCTATGCCTCGCCGCCTGCGAGCTTGTCGGCGGTCACCGCCAACAAGCCATGGCCGCGGCATCGGCCTTGTTACTCAACCTCGCCAATGCACACGCCCATGAACACCTAACCGACGGGCCCATGTACGGCCCCAACATAGAACTCCTCACCGGGGACGGGATTGTTCCGTTCGGGTTTGAGTTGCTGGCGAGGCCCGACGGGCCAGCAAGTGCGAGCCCGGAGCGAGTCCTACGTGTGATGATTGAGATATCACGTGCGGTGGGTTCGGTGGGGTTGCAAGACGCGCAGTACGTGAAGAAAACGTTGTGGGACGGTGGTGAGGAGGTGCAAAACGTGGAAAGCATGCAGCGCTTTGTATTGGAGAAAAGGGACGGTGGGTTGCATGCATGTGGGGCTGCGTCTGGTGCCATCTTGGGAGGTGGGAGTGAGGACCAAATTGAAAGGTTGAGAAATTTTGGATTTCATGTGGGGATGATGAGGGGAATGCTACAAATGGGGTTCATGGAAAAACATGTGCAAGAGGAGAGACATCTTGCACTCAAGGAACTGCAATTTTTCATGGACAGAGATGTTCATGTTAtttctagttttatttattaa
- the LOC114384247 gene encoding syntaxin-61-like isoform X2 — translation MLASDPIYQRKFLVVVKALNGRKVDELDKAISVASRDPSWYGIDEVEVENRRKWTSDARTQVSTAKKAVQAGKGLNNASLNGMHKELMRLPSSHQTTSNQYAAQDNDDFIESESDRQMLLIKRQDEELDELSLSVQRIGGVGLTIHEELLAQEKIIDELGNEMDSTSNRLDFVQKKVAMVMKKASAKGQIMMILGLLVLFIFLFILVFFT, via the exons ATGCTGGCGAGCGATCCAATCTATCAAAGGAAGTTCTTGGTAGTTGTGAAAGCATTGAATGGCAG AAAGGTGGATGAATTGGACAAAGCAATTTCTGTAGCCTCTAGAGATCCTTCTTGGTATGGCATTGATGAAGTGGAGGTTGAAAACCGGAGGAAGTGGACCAGTGATGCTCGCACCCAG GTGAGCACAGCAAAGAAAGCAGTGCAAGCTGGAAAGGGCTTAAACAATGCTAGTCTAAATGGGATGCACAAGGAATTAATGAGGCTTCCTAGTTCTCATCAAACTACATCTAACCAATATGCTGCCCAGGATAATGATGATTTCATAGAGTCAGAATCGGACAGGCAGATGCTTCTTATAAA GAGACAAGATGAGGAGTTGGATGAGCTTAGTTTAAGTGTACAAAGAATAGGAGGTGTTGGACTTACTATACATGAAGAGCTCCTTGCACAG GAAAAGATTATTGATGAACTGGGTAATGAGATGGACAGTACATCTAATCGCCTAGATTTTGTCCAA AAAAAGGTGGCAATGGTCATGAAGAAGGCTAGTGCAAAGGGCCAGAtcatgatgatattgggtttgCTGGTGCTGTTTATTTTCCTCTTTATCTTGGTTTTCTTCACCTAG
- the LOC114383373 gene encoding protein translation factor SUI1 homolog, with the protein MVEVGIYQIPTSTFDPFAEAKETDAPGAKEYVHIRIQQRNGKKSLTTVQGLKKEFSYEKILKDLKKEFCCNGNVVHDKELGKIIQLQGDQRKNVSHFLIHARLVRKDQIKIHGF; encoded by the coding sequence ATGGTTGAAGTGGGTATTTATCAGATCCCTACGAGCACTTTCGACCCATTTGCGGAGGCAAAAGAAACAGATGCTCCCGGGGCAAAAGAGTATGTGCATATCCGCATACAACAGAGGAATGGGAAGAAGAGTCTGACCACAGTGCAAGGGCTGAAGAAAGAGTTCAGCTACGAGAAGATCCTCAAAGACCTCAAGAAAGAGTTCTGCTGCAATGGCAATGTTGTGCATGACAAGGAGCTTGGCAAGATTATCCAACTCCAGGGTGATCAGCGCAAGAACGTTTCTCACTTCCTCATTCATGCTCGCCTTGTTAGGAAGGACCAGATCAAGATTCATGGTTTTTAA
- the LOC114384247 gene encoding syntaxin-61-like isoform X1 — protein sequence MPSAQDPFYVVKQEIQESIDKLQSTFHQWEKTADAGERSNLSKEVLGSCESIEWQVDELDKAISVASRDPSWYGIDEVEVENRRKWTSDARTQVSTAKKAVQAGKGLNNASLNGMHKELMRLPSSHQTTSNQYAAQDNDDFIESESDRQMLLIKRQDEELDELSLSVQRIGGVGLTIHEELLAQEKIIDELGNEMDSTSNRLDFVQKKVAMVMKKASAKGQIMMILGLLVLFIFLFILVFFT from the exons ATGCCTTCGGCTCAAGATCCATTCTACGTTGTCAAGCAAGAAATTCAAGAATCT ATTGATAAGCTACAATCTACGTTTCACCAATGGGAAAAGACTGCTGATGCTGGCGAGCGATCCAATCTATCAAAGGAAGTTCTTGGTAGTTGTGAAAGCATTGAATGGCAG GTGGATGAATTGGACAAAGCAATTTCTGTAGCCTCTAGAGATCCTTCTTGGTATGGCATTGATGAAGTGGAGGTTGAAAACCGGAGGAAGTGGACCAGTGATGCTCGCACCCAG GTGAGCACAGCAAAGAAAGCAGTGCAAGCTGGAAAGGGCTTAAACAATGCTAGTCTAAATGGGATGCACAAGGAATTAATGAGGCTTCCTAGTTCTCATCAAACTACATCTAACCAATATGCTGCCCAGGATAATGATGATTTCATAGAGTCAGAATCGGACAGGCAGATGCTTCTTATAAA GAGACAAGATGAGGAGTTGGATGAGCTTAGTTTAAGTGTACAAAGAATAGGAGGTGTTGGACTTACTATACATGAAGAGCTCCTTGCACAG GAAAAGATTATTGATGAACTGGGTAATGAGATGGACAGTACATCTAATCGCCTAGATTTTGTCCAA AAAAAGGTGGCAATGGTCATGAAGAAGGCTAGTGCAAAGGGCCAGAtcatgatgatattgggtttgCTGGTGCTGTTTATTTTCCTCTTTATCTTGGTTTTCTTCACCTAG
- the LOC114383093 gene encoding uncharacterized protein LOC114383093 translates to MEDKYSLGRQHSGIWKSLRDGDFDEEEVWDVFKNRSSDYGTSGVSKFKDKDQSSSVPVPARPSSARMIPRSSNSSSASSSNEDTVLQQSAPVNIPDWSKIYRTKLPKNSANSRFDGDGVANYGGGSDEDGEENDESDSKLPPHEFIARRLERSQISSFSVLEGAGRTLKGRDLSKVRNAVLSKTGFLESL, encoded by the coding sequence ATGGAAGATAAATATAGTCTAGGCAGGCAGCATAGTGGGATATGGAAGTCCTTGAGAGATGGAGACTTTGATGAAGAAGAAGTTTGGGACGTTTTCAAGAACAGAAGTAGTGATTATGGTACTTCTGGGGTTAGCAAGTTCAAAGACAAAGATCAATCCTCTTCTGTTCCTGTTCCTGCTAGGCCTAGTTCAGCCAGAATGATCCCAAGATCTAGCAATAGCAGCAGTGCTAGTTCCTCCAATGAAGATACGGTTCTTCAGCAATCAGCACCTGTCAACATTCCTGACTGGTCAAAGATTTATAGGACTAAACTCCCCAAGAACAGTGCTAATTCAAGGTTTGATGGTGATGGTGTTGCTAACTATGGTGGGGGTAGTGATGAGGATGGAGAGGAAAATGATGAGAGTGATTCCAAGCTTCCTCCACATGAGTTTATTGCCCGAAGGCTTGAAAGGAGTCAGATATCCTCATTTTCTGTTTTAGAAGGTGCTGGGAGAACCCTCAAAGGTAGGGATCTTAGCAAAGTGAGGAATGCTGTACTCTCAAAAACTGGTTTCCTCGAATCACTATAA